From Vanacampus margaritifer isolate UIUO_Vmar chromosome 8, RoL_Vmar_1.0, whole genome shotgun sequence, a single genomic window includes:
- the ppm1j gene encoding protein phosphatase 1H isoform X1, with protein sequence MRQTPPGRHMGAQRRKKQKKKKPDRFLKCSSSPAASSVRLSSANPLIPLLFMFFFLFYCAQRESMPTMISKVKSAMSTLVGGMMPHGHHHHHNHHGGGGGGGSQSGGADGLPPRFPYGRPDFLELTPELLQYSTEHASRPVLTLKRGSRLPWHTGYAEVINAGKSMLNEDQASCEKLFVRKPSGKQRNSTLLEDNGDGTGIPLYFWGVFDGHAGSGAAIMASKLLHRLIRDRLGEIFHLLNNHGGAPPPICLAKNGSPYQAEIKKGAAQESEEPDAVSDCAVRYHMEKVVSLESLVMGVIETAFKQMDDLIEKEKASYAISGGCCALAAIHLMGKLYVANAGDSRAIIIQNKEIVPMTNEFTPESERQRLQYLGFLRPELLGNEFTHIEFPRRIQHSELGKKMLYRDHTMSGWAYKTIVEEDLKFPLIYGEGKKARVMATIGVTRGLGDHDLKVYSSNIYIKPFLSCVPEVQVYDFDDNKHGPDDVLVMGTDGLWDVTTDKEVADAVSAYLACCDPSDPMRYTLAAQDLLMRSRGVLKERGWRLPNDRLGSGDDITVFVVPLAGHEAET encoded by the exons ATGAGACAAACACCGCCTGGTCGTCACATGGGTGCTCagaggaggaagaagcagaaaaaaaagaagccagatCGCTTCCTGAAATGCTCGTCGTCACCGGCTGCGTCTTCCGTTCGCCTCTCTAGCGCGAATCCTTTGATTCCTCTCCTTTTTatgttcttctttttattttattgtgcgCAACGCGAGTCGATGCCGACGATGATCAGCAAAGTGAAAAGCGCCATGTCCACGCTAGTGGGAGGGATGATGCCCCAcggccaccaccaccatcacaaCCATCACGGCGGAGGCGGAGGCGGCGGCTCGCAGTCCGGGGGAGCCGACGGCCTGCCGCCGCGTTTCCCCTACGGCCGCCCGGATTTCCTGGAGCTCACCCCGGAGCTGCTGCAGTACTCCACCGAGCACGCCTCGCGGCCGGTGCTGACGCTCAAGCGAGGCAGCAGGCTGCCCTGGCACACCGGATACGCCGA GGTGATCAACGCCGGCAAAAGCATGCTGAACGAGGACCAGGCCTCCTGTGAGAAGCTGTTTGTCAGGAAGCCCAGCGGCAAACAGCGTAACTCTACTCTGCTGGAGGACAACGGG GATGGCACGGGGATCCCCCTCTATTTCTGGGGCGTCTTTGACGGCCACGCCGGTTCTGGTGCCGCCATCATGGCCTCCAAGCTGCTCCACCGACTCATCCGGGACCGGCTGGGCGAGATCTTCCACTTGTTGAACAACCACGGTGGGGCGCCGCCGCCCATCTGCCTGGCCAAGAACGGCAGCCCCTACCAGGCCGAGATCAAGAAGGGGGCGGCGCAGGAGTCAGAGGAACCTGACGCCGTCAGCGATTGCGCCGTGCGCTACCACATGGAGAAGGTCGTCAGTCTGGAAAGCCTGGTGATGGGCGTCATTGAGACCGCGTTCAAGCAGATG gacGACCTGATCGAAAAGGAGAAAGCGTCATATGCCATTTCTGGTGGCTGTTGTGCCTTAGCTGCCATACATTTAATGGGAAAACTCTACGTGGCTAATGCTGGCGATAGCAG GGCTATAATAATCCAGAATAAGGAAATTGTTCCCATGACCAACGAGTTTACACCCGAGTCAGAGAGACAACGGCTACAGTATCTG GGCTTCCTGAGGCCTGAGCTACTGGGCAACGAGTTCACTCACATTGAGTTCCCGCGCAGGATCCAGCACAGCGAGCTGGGCAAAAAGATGCTCTACAGAGACCACACCATGAGTGGCTG GGCTTACAAGACAATCGTTGAAGAGGATCTGAAATTTCCTCTCATATATGGAGAAGGTAAAAAG gcaCGGGTCATGGCGACTATCGGAGTGACTCGCGGTTTGGGGGATCACGACCTGAAGGTGTATAGCTCCAACATTTATATCAAGCCCTTCCTCTCGTGCGTCCCTGAG GTGCAGGTGTACGACTTTGACGACAACAAACACGGCCCGGACGACGTCCTAGTCATGGGCACGGACGGACTGTGGGACGTAACAACGGACAAGGAGGTGGCGGACGCCGTCTCGGCTTACCTGGCGTGTTGTGATCCCTCGGACCCCATGAG GTACACACTGGCCGCACAGGACTTGCTGATGCGCTCTCGAGGAGTCCTGAAAGAGCGCGGCTGGCGGCTTCCCAACGACAGGCTGGGCTCGGGCGACGACATCACCGTCTTCGTTGTCCCACTGGCAGGACACGAGGCCGAGACATGA
- the ppm1j gene encoding protein phosphatase 1H isoform X2 translates to MLNEDQASCEKLFVRKPSGKQRNSTLLEDNGDGTGIPLYFWGVFDGHAGSGAAIMASKLLHRLIRDRLGEIFHLLNNHGGAPPPICLAKNGSPYQAEIKKGAAQESEEPDAVSDCAVRYHMEKVVSLESLVMGVIETAFKQMDDLIEKEKASYAISGGCCALAAIHLMGKLYVANAGDSRAIIIQNKEIVPMTNEFTPESERQRLQYLGFLRPELLGNEFTHIEFPRRIQHSELGKKMLYRDHTMSGWAYKTIVEEDLKFPLIYGEGKKARVMATIGVTRGLGDHDLKVYSSNIYIKPFLSCVPEVQVYDFDDNKHGPDDVLVMGTDGLWDVTTDKEVADAVSAYLACCDPSDPMRYTLAAQDLLMRSRGVLKERGWRLPNDRLGSGDDITVFVVPLAGHEAET, encoded by the exons ATGCTGAACGAGGACCAGGCCTCCTGTGAGAAGCTGTTTGTCAGGAAGCCCAGCGGCAAACAGCGTAACTCTACTCTGCTGGAGGACAACGGG GATGGCACGGGGATCCCCCTCTATTTCTGGGGCGTCTTTGACGGCCACGCCGGTTCTGGTGCCGCCATCATGGCCTCCAAGCTGCTCCACCGACTCATCCGGGACCGGCTGGGCGAGATCTTCCACTTGTTGAACAACCACGGTGGGGCGCCGCCGCCCATCTGCCTGGCCAAGAACGGCAGCCCCTACCAGGCCGAGATCAAGAAGGGGGCGGCGCAGGAGTCAGAGGAACCTGACGCCGTCAGCGATTGCGCCGTGCGCTACCACATGGAGAAGGTCGTCAGTCTGGAAAGCCTGGTGATGGGCGTCATTGAGACCGCGTTCAAGCAGATG gacGACCTGATCGAAAAGGAGAAAGCGTCATATGCCATTTCTGGTGGCTGTTGTGCCTTAGCTGCCATACATTTAATGGGAAAACTCTACGTGGCTAATGCTGGCGATAGCAG GGCTATAATAATCCAGAATAAGGAAATTGTTCCCATGACCAACGAGTTTACACCCGAGTCAGAGAGACAACGGCTACAGTATCTG GGCTTCCTGAGGCCTGAGCTACTGGGCAACGAGTTCACTCACATTGAGTTCCCGCGCAGGATCCAGCACAGCGAGCTGGGCAAAAAGATGCTCTACAGAGACCACACCATGAGTGGCTG GGCTTACAAGACAATCGTTGAAGAGGATCTGAAATTTCCTCTCATATATGGAGAAGGTAAAAAG gcaCGGGTCATGGCGACTATCGGAGTGACTCGCGGTTTGGGGGATCACGACCTGAAGGTGTATAGCTCCAACATTTATATCAAGCCCTTCCTCTCGTGCGTCCCTGAG GTGCAGGTGTACGACTTTGACGACAACAAACACGGCCCGGACGACGTCCTAGTCATGGGCACGGACGGACTGTGGGACGTAACAACGGACAAGGAGGTGGCGGACGCCGTCTCGGCTTACCTGGCGTGTTGTGATCCCTCGGACCCCATGAG GTACACACTGGCCGCACAGGACTTGCTGATGCGCTCTCGAGGAGTCCTGAAAGAGCGCGGCTGGCGGCTTCCCAACGACAGGCTGGGCTCGGGCGACGACATCACCGTCTTCGTTGTCCCACTGGCAGGACACGAGGCCGAGACATGA